TTTCGATAAAGAGACTCGCGATCGCCTCTCTGGTGTGGTGAAAACCATGATGGAGGAATCACACCGGATCGGCTACGGCAAAGATCTCATCCGTCTCAAAATCCAACTGGTGGATGCACAGTATGCGTTGATCCGTGATAGGCAGCAAATTGATTCCGACACCGCCGACCTTCTCCTGCTCTTGACCCTCCCCCCGGAAACTGAATTGGAACTCACGACGGACCTGACGTTTCAGCCGATCGCGCCTGATATACACGCATTGAAGTCACGGATTGATAATTCGCGACCGGATGTTCGGGCCAAACGTCTCGTGTATGCCAAGCGTCGCGCCGAATTGAAACTCGCGTTTGCTATTCAATACCCGGATGTGACGGTGGATCTCGGGTTCATGGTCCAGGGAGCCAAAGGGCCTGACAACCAACAGCAATGGACCTTTAATGTGGGCATGCCCCTTCCCGTGTTTGACAGAAATCAGGGCGGGATACGGGAAGCCGCCACCGTCGTACAGATAGCCGAGGCCGACTTGCGCCAGACTCTTAATGAAGCGCATGCTCAAGTCGATTTGGCCTATCGTCATCTGGTCCAAAGTCGTCGGTTAGTGGAAGCCTATCAAGCTAAGGCATTGGGTGCCGCGCAGGCCCTGTTCGATACCGTGAAGAAGTCCTACGAATCCGGGGACATCGCCATTCTATCCTTCCTTGATGCCCAGCAGACGAAAAACGATATTCAAGAGGCCTACCTGGATGCTCTCTACCATTATCAACGGGAT
The DNA window shown above is from Nitrospiraceae bacterium and carries:
- a CDS encoding TolC family protein; protein product: MICFHYYIVFSVGLRDHTRRMPAIRSFAKACTIMGFLSLLGLGILESATAGEQENRPARGMSAVQRLSLDDAIALFLRQNLDLLTMKYGIDTAKAKRITAGLFPNPEFSINTLSSYTQNCQLSDCGAISSVLSQLFVVAGKRGFRIESAEFGTQSAEAGFEDSLRQLSFAVKDAYYRLQVARRHLAFDKETRDRLSGVVKTMMEESHRIGYGKDLIRLKIQLVDAQYALIRDRQQIDSDTADLLLLLTLPPETELELTTDLTFQPIAPDIHALKSRIDNSRPDVRAKRLVYAKRRAELKLAFAIQYPDVTVDLGFMVQGAKGPDNQQQWTFNVGMPLPVFDRNQGGIREAATVVQIAEADLRQTLNEAHAQVDLAYRHLVQSRRLVEAYQAKALGAAQALFDTVKKSYESGDIAILSFLDAQQTKNDIQEAYLDALYHYQRDILLLESAAGQTSS